The Onychomys torridus chromosome 2, mOncTor1.1, whole genome shotgun sequence sequence gtccagtcagaatggccaaggctATCTGGAGCCACTTGGCAGGTTTGGGTATAATAAAAATCATGACACTCCCAAGAAATCAGCACCTTCCTATTGTGGGGCAGTGGTGACCAAGCCTATGCTAAGGCCTAGAACTATGATGCCCCTGTTGACAAGGACCAACTTGGAACTCTGATAGGCAGGGAGACCATTTGTTTACAGGCAGGACTAGGTTAGTGAACAATTATTTATCCAAAGCTCCTTGACTCTGGTGTTCAGCTATACACAGAATGGAATTTTACATATGTTGGACAGAAATAAAAGGATCAAGCCCCGGCCAGAAAGGTTCCAGAACTGCAAGGACCTGTTTGACCTGATCCTCACTTGTGAAGAGCGAGTCTATGACCAGGTTGTAGAAGGTGAGTGCACAGAGCCTGGTCTGCCATTCAGGCTGTGCCACCAACAGTAGGCTGGAAGATTATGGTCTCAGGGATAAGGGTAGGCAGGTTAGGCATCAGGATACCCCCTCTCATCCTTTAACCTGTATGGACGTCTGGAGGATGGCCTGTGAGGTGTAAGCCAAGGACTGATGTCCAGCCAAACTACCTGTATGTCTCTATAAGCCTTGTGGCCTTCagtgtttgcttttcattttatagaaatgGCCAGCATTTTATAGAAAGCGCTGTTGGTGACAGCACTGGCTGGCATAGTGTAGCCTTGAGTTGAGTGTACTGTTTACCAAGGTTTCTTCACTTAGCCTGTGTTGTGGGGCTGTTCCTCATGTTAGTTCCTTGGACTTGGATGCTCAGTCCTCGAGTTATAGTCCACAGAGTTCAGGGGCAGGTGTGGTGAGAGCTGGACTTGCACTCTGTTACCCAGTGTCTAGTAATACTTGTGCCTCTTTTTCCAATCAGATCTGAATTCCAGAGAACAGGAGACCTGCCAGCCAGTGCATGTGGTCAATGTGGACATTCAGGACAACCATGAAGAGGCCACCCTGGGGGCATTCCTTATCTGCGAGCTCTGCCAGTGTGTGAGTCTGAGCACCTGGGTCCTTACCAGAGGAAGTAGCTGCGATTGACTTCCTCTTGGGGCAAGAGGAGAGCTTCTCATCACTAGCAACTTATTTTTACATCCTGGTTAAatactaaattttaaataaagaccaAGAAGTGCACACTCTAGAAAGTTATCCAATGGCTTTGGCTTGAAAACCTACCCCATTGCTTCTATTCATGGTAGAAGTGATGTGTGACATCTCCCAGATCATAGGCCTCTCTTCTGGAAGAACTGAATGATATTTCACTTTTTCCCCTGGTGGACAGCTAGAAGAGCTCACTTGGTATTGTCAAAGACAGGTCTGGGGACTCCCAGAGATACTTTTGTGTCCCTTTGCCTGATATTTTTTAATCTAGATATTTATCCTTCTCTACAGGCCCCTGGTCAATCTTGCAGCTTCCTAAGGGCTTGTGTACCTTCTGTGTGGAGGTGTCACACTGTTAAGATGCTATGGAGGGACTTTGTGGGAAGAGCCATGTGCCTTGTCCTGCCTTTTGCCCTTTTGTTTAGGTTGGCTGGCTGTGACAAAATTGATGTTCTCTTGGCTTACCAGGTAGAGGCTGATGTGGGGATCCATATTCCTGCTCAATTTAGCACACTTTCTACTTTCAGTGTTATTGCCGAGCTTGTGGTTTCGCTGATGATCTGGAGAAAGGGCTGTGTGGTCAGCAGCCAGCCCCCTCACTTAAAATGTTCAAAGACTGCTGGCAATGTCTGGCCACCTTACAGGTTTTCACAACCAGTAGAAGCTATTGGTGTCTGAGGGATCTAAGCTAGATGTGCTGTTAACATGCTGCAGTGCACAGGCTGCCCCACTACAAAGCATGTCAGCCTCTGTGCTGGACAATTCTAGGAAAATGCCTGTATCTTTGTGTGCCTTGCTTCACTCATTACAAGGTTCGGGTGGCACTGGTTGGTGAGGCTTTCGTGTACCTGTGATGCCTAAGAGTAGAGCCTGAGTTCCAGCCTTGAGGTCCAGTTCTTCCTAGCTCTGTCACTCTCAATATGGGGTGCTATGTGCTCATTGTGTAGGTCTGGAGCCCACCATCATCCATAGCAGGGACTGCCAGGAAGGGGCCATTGGGACAACCCTGAGGAAACGATCCTGAAGCTGGCCCCACTGCAGGAAGATGCAGCACAGTGCAGGGGTATGGAAGGCATGTCATAATGCCTGGGTGTCACTCAAGGCTTTGCTTTTCCCAGATCCAGCACACTGAGGACATGGAGAATGAGATCGATGAGCTGCTGCAGGAGTTTGAGGAGAAGAGTGGCCGGGCCTTTCTGCACACTGTCTGCTTCTACTGAGCCACCCATGGTCAGTGCATGACCTGTCCTGCACAGTCACCTTTGGAGCCACTTTTTCAATGTGTTTTCCCTTCTGATATTTGTTTCTAATGCTAGGTGTACATCACCAATGTACTGTACATATGGAATGAGAAGTACACAGAAATGCCAGATTGAAATCCATTGTTTTtaaccaaaagaaataaagacgGTTTATTGTACAGCCTATAGAAAGTGTCTGTTGTTGGCCTGCCtgccccttttctcttccttgctGGATTGtacaaaaacctaaataaaacaATAGGTTGCCTTATGGGGGCATGAGGGACTTGGAATCACCACAAAATAGGTGCTGCTGAAGACCTTTGATTTGGCCTGAATTTCTGGCCTGAACCCCTGCAGGGGGAGAGGCTACCCAGGGCCCTTAAGTCCAGCCCTGTGACATACCTGAGACCACCCTCTGAGAGACAGGGCCAGAATCCTACAGCCCAGGGCCTATGTGATCTAACACGTGATGGTTCCAGTCGGAACCTTTGGACACAGTGCACAGTGGGGTCTAGACTTGGGGCCAAGGTCAGCCCTCTCACACAGGGCAGGGTTGGTTCTTACACTATCAGCCCTGTGGACAGGGCAAGCAAGGGCCTGGAACCCCACTCGGTTCCCAGTATCAGAGGCGGCCACAAGACCATAGACACTGAGCTGCTAGGTTCAGGCTACTGTCCAGCACCCCTCCCTTCCCAGAAGCCTGCTAGCCATTCCCACCACCGCCAGGGTGCTCAGTGACATCCTTGTTTGGCTCACTCTATCTCTTGCCTTCCTACCTCTGGTCATGTAGTCATAGTTCCTGGCTCCTCTGACCTtgcaggccccccccccccccccatcgaTGGCATTTTCTTGCTGGAGAAGGCTGGGTGCTGACCTTGCTGCCCCTCTCTGGAACCAGGGGACTCAGGAGGAGGGGCCTTACTTGGAGAAGTAGAGCAGAAACGACCACCCGATCCAGGCTAGAAAAATTCCAGCGTGGCACTGGGCAAGGAGACCAGAGCCAAAACTGACGAGATGGGCCAGAATGTGGAGCCGAGACCCGAAGGGGAGGGGTCTCGGTCTGCGTCCCAGGGATAGGAGTGGAGAACCTCGATCCTGGATGCTGGCGCGGGGCGGCGAAGTCCCTCCCCaaaggcggaggcaggaggaggagggaggagatagtgaggaagaaaaggagggagggagaagcctggaggagggaaaggggaggagggagggggccgCCGAGCCGACCGCAGGGAGCCGGGCACAGGGAGCACCGGAGGGCGGAGCGGAGCGCGGCCAGCAGCGGGCGGCGGGCGAGCGACCCCACAGCAGCCCCTACATCTCTGCTGCCTGTGACCGCGCCTGCCCCCGGGGCCCACGGCGGCCTGGCGCACGAGCGCTGACCTCTGCGGAGGCGGCGCGGGCTCAGCATCGGGCCGGGGCCGGGAGGGGCACCGGGGCCGGGGGGAGGCGctccggcccggcccggccccgcCCGATGTCCATGAGTGCGAACACCATGATCTTCATGATTCTGGGGGCGTCGATCGTGATGGTGAGCGGAGGGGCTTCCCGCGCGCGCCCCCTGCTTCTGCCGCCCGCGCGCGCGTCCACCCCACCTCGCTTCCTTGTTTACCGGCCCGTGCGGCCTGCGCTGCCCTCCGCAGCTTGCCCTGCGCTACCCTCGCTGCTACCTTGCGCGGCCCTCGCCCCGGCTGCCCTGcgcttccccacccacccacccacaccggCAGCCCAACGCTCCCACTCGGCACCCCCTTCGGCCCGGCCCACTCCTCGCCCTGACCGGTCATGGGCTCTTCCAGGCCATCGCGTGCTTGATGGACATGAACGCGCTGCTGGACCGATTCCATAACTACATCCTCCCGCACCTGCGGGGCGAGGACCGCGTCTGCCACTGCAACTGTGGCCGGTGAGTGCGCCCCGGCTCTAGGCACTACACACGCGATCACACTTGTGCAGCGGGCCCTACTTTGCCGGTGCGCCCAGAGCAGGCTGGGCCGCAGAGCCTAGCTGAATGATGGGGCCCGCTTCTGCCCGCCAGGTCCTGGGGGAGGGGTTGCCAGCGGGAACCCCAGATCAGCCAGCTGCCTCCCTGGGAAAGGAAGCATGACTGAGTCTAATGTTAGGAACCCCTTCCTCCAGTTCCCTTAGAGAAACGGCTG is a genomic window containing:
- the Ssu72 gene encoding RNA polymerase II subunit A C-terminal domain phosphatase SSU72, giving the protein MPSSPLRVAVVCSSNQNRSMEAHNILSKRGFSVRSFGTGTHVKLPGPAPDKPNVYDFKTTYDQMYNDLLRKDKELYTQNGILHMLDRNKRIKPRPERFQNCKDLFDLILTCEERVYDQVVEDLNSREQETCQPVHVVNVDIQDNHEEATLGAFLICELCQCIQHTEDMENEIDELLQEFEEKSGRAFLHTVCFY